A window of the Thermus thermamylovorans genome harbors these coding sequences:
- a CDS encoding ABC transporter ATP-binding protein, giving the protein MDLLQAENLSKRFGGLQALYRVDLRVKEGEIVGLIGPNGAGKTTLLRILLGIHRPDEGRVFFKGKAITSLPTWERVRLGLAATFQSPRPLKRLPVIANVLVAAYGPRGGRKGDWVKRAEARALDALEFVGIADKAKEPASVLSGGELKRLEIARALATEPELLILDEPFAGLTPVETELLAKSLARLRKGGRFGRLHSEGCAMVIIEHKLSELFKIADRVVVLHFGEVLAEGTPEEVARNPKVIEAYLGEEAHA; this is encoded by the coding sequence GTGGACCTGCTGCAGGCTGAAAACCTCTCCAAGCGCTTTGGGGGGTTGCAGGCCCTTTACAGGGTGGACCTACGGGTGAAGGAGGGGGAGATCGTGGGCCTTATCGGCCCTAACGGGGCGGGCAAGACCACCCTCCTGAGGATCCTCCTGGGCATCCACCGCCCCGACGAGGGGCGGGTGTTCTTCAAGGGGAAAGCGATCACCTCCCTCCCCACCTGGGAGCGGGTGCGCCTGGGCCTAGCCGCCACTTTCCAAAGCCCCAGGCCCCTGAAGCGCCTGCCCGTGATCGCCAACGTCCTGGTAGCGGCCTACGGGCCCCGAGGAGGGAGGAAGGGGGACTGGGTGAAGCGGGCCGAGGCGCGGGCCCTGGACGCCCTGGAGTTCGTGGGCATCGCCGACAAGGCCAAGGAGCCGGCCTCGGTCCTCTCGGGGGGAGAGCTCAAACGCCTGGAGATCGCCCGCGCCCTGGCCACGGAGCCCGAGCTCCTTATCCTGGATGAGCCCTTTGCCGGCCTCACCCCGGTGGAGACAGAGCTCCTCGCCAAGTCCCTGGCCCGCCTGCGCAAGGGGGGAAGGTTTGGCAGGCTCCACAGCGAGGGGTGCGCCATGGTGATCATCGAGCACAAGCTTTCCGAGCTCTTCAAGATCGCCGACCGGGTGGTGGTGCTGCACTTCGGGGAGGTGCTGGCGGAGGGTACCCCCGAGGAGGTGGCCCGCAACCCCAAGGTGATCGAGGCCTACCTGGGGGAGGAGGCCCATGCTTGA
- a CDS encoding AMP-binding protein has product MEGTLLAHLYRHAQAHPEAPALRVKRLGVWQKTSWRELLQRALSLAGGLHALGLREGDVLAILGHNAPEWVEAELSAQVLGALPLGIYADAMPEEVGYFLEFTRAKGIVVADEEQLDKVYPYLHLLDFVLVWEEAGLTRHFRGKVGRFSQAFGDPRVGEEALRRRRPEEIALLAPTSGTTGRSKLAMLSHRNLLAGHQAVGAALGFQKGAWVFSYLPLPWIGEQMLTVVQGLVEGSTVHFPEDPTTLREDLKEVQPDFFLAPPRLWEDMASLIQSRMADADPLKAFFYRVGMGALLEGASREFRGERVGLWLNLKRALFYPLIARPLRARLGLAACRIAVTGGAPLGNEVFTFFRALGLDIRQVYGQSETAAATTAHATGDAPPETVGPPLPGTEVRLSQEGEILVRGPQVFQGYFRQEGATEESFTEDGFFRTGDAGFFDERGHLVILGRVKEVGALLDGTRFAPQFLENRLKYSPYIREAVVLGHGKPFVSALIELDPENVQNWARRRGLPFTTYLSLTERPEVRALIAEEIRMVNRTLPEKLRVQRFAILPKELHPDDEEITRTRKVRRQVVEARYGPVIGALYGEGGRVEVVLPIRYLEGEGRLQATLEVQEV; this is encoded by the coding sequence ATGGAAGGAACGCTTTTAGCTCACCTTTACCGGCACGCCCAGGCGCACCCCGAGGCCCCGGCCCTGCGGGTGAAGCGCCTCGGGGTGTGGCAGAAGACCTCCTGGAGGGAGCTGCTCCAGCGTGCCCTGAGCCTGGCCGGGGGGTTGCATGCCCTCGGGCTGCGGGAAGGGGACGTGCTGGCCATCCTGGGCCACAACGCCCCGGAGTGGGTGGAGGCGGAGCTTTCCGCCCAGGTTTTGGGTGCCCTCCCCCTGGGGATCTACGCCGACGCCATGCCTGAGGAGGTGGGGTATTTCCTGGAGTTCACCAGAGCCAAGGGCATCGTGGTCGCCGACGAGGAGCAGTTGGACAAGGTCTACCCCTATCTGCACCTTCTGGACTTCGTCCTGGTCTGGGAGGAGGCGGGGCTGACCCGCCATTTCCGGGGGAAGGTAGGGCGCTTCAGCCAGGCCTTCGGCGACCCCAGGGTGGGGGAAGAGGCCCTAAGGAGGCGGCGCCCGGAGGAGATCGCCCTCCTCGCCCCCACCTCGGGCACCACGGGCAGGAGCAAGCTGGCCATGCTCTCCCACCGGAACCTCCTGGCCGGGCACCAGGCGGTGGGGGCAGCCTTAGGCTTCCAAAAGGGGGCCTGGGTCTTCAGCTACCTGCCCCTCCCCTGGATCGGCGAGCAGATGCTCACCGTGGTGCAGGGCCTGGTGGAGGGCTCCACGGTGCACTTCCCCGAAGACCCCACCACCTTGAGGGAGGATCTCAAGGAAGTCCAGCCCGACTTCTTCCTGGCGCCGCCTAGGCTCTGGGAGGATATGGCCAGCCTCATCCAAAGCCGCATGGCCGACGCCGACCCCCTCAAGGCCTTCTTCTACCGGGTGGGGATGGGGGCCCTCCTGGAAGGGGCGAGCCGCGAGTTCCGGGGGGAGCGGGTGGGCCTTTGGCTCAACCTCAAGCGGGCCCTCTTCTACCCCCTCATCGCCCGGCCCCTCCGCGCCCGGCTGGGGCTTGCCGCCTGCAGGATCGCCGTCACCGGGGGGGCGCCTTTGGGGAACGAGGTCTTCACCTTCTTCCGCGCCCTAGGCCTGGACATCCGCCAGGTCTACGGCCAGTCGGAAACCGCCGCCGCCACCACCGCCCACGCCACAGGGGACGCTCCCCCGGAGACCGTGGGCCCCCCCCTCCCCGGCACCGAGGTGCGCCTGAGCCAGGAGGGGGAGATCCTGGTACGGGGGCCTCAGGTCTTCCAGGGCTACTTCCGCCAGGAAGGGGCCACGGAGGAAAGCTTCACCGAGGACGGCTTTTTCCGCACCGGGGACGCGGGCTTCTTCGACGAGCGGGGGCACCTGGTGATCCTGGGCCGGGTGAAGGAGGTGGGGGCCCTCCTGGACGGTACCCGCTTCGCCCCCCAGTTCCTGGAGAACCGCCTCAAGTACTCCCCCTACATCCGCGAGGCCGTGGTCTTAGGCCACGGCAAGCCCTTCGTGAGCGCCCTCATCGAGCTGGACCCGGAAAACGTCCAGAACTGGGCCCGGAGGCGGGGCCTCCCCTTCACCACCTACCTCTCCCTGACGGAAAGGCCCGAGGTGAGGGCCCTTATCGCCGAGGAGATCCGCATGGTGAACCGGACCTTGCCGGAAAAGCTTAGGGTACAGCGTTTCGCCATCCTGCCCAAGGAGCTCCACCCCGACGACGAGGAGATCACCCGCACCCGCAAGGTGCGCCGCCAGGTGGTGGAAGCCCGCTACGGTCCGGTGATCGGGGCCCTTTACGGGGAAGGGGGCCGGGTAGAGGTGGTGCTCCCCATCCGCTACCTGGAGGGGGAGGGGCGGCTCCAGGCCACCCTCGAGGTGCAGGAGGTCTAA
- a CDS encoding ABC transporter substrate-binding protein encodes MKRREFLRKLGVGSLAALGMPYFAAAQARPVKLATLLPLTGPFAFAGNAGREGFVDGVEYVNEVLGGIGGRRLELIVEDTGYDVARGTAAFNRVVARERPDELLFVYGDSTGLSKALAPEIARTNLPYSATSFSNELADPRTYPTIFVFGPTYNDMMEALLRQVRLQRPRARIAFVYSNTEFGRDPIPYGRERARALGMEVVHEEVTPPAFTDATPVVLNLRRANPDFVILQGYALSVEPLILRAAREQGLQAQFMGTYYSAELALIQRAGPAAEGFTVTYHNAYWYEALIPAVEEMRRFRQRKGRDASYRPTYYMGSLAVAFGIAEAMRRAAQAGRLTRAGVVEHLEKIGDYNAMGLVRDFNFVNHRLPQTRLFRASVREGRFNAITDWLRLG; translated from the coding sequence ATGAAACGCAGGGAGTTCTTAAGGAAGCTGGGCGTGGGTTCACTCGCAGCCTTGGGCATGCCCTATTTCGCCGCCGCCCAGGCACGGCCCGTCAAGCTGGCCACCCTCCTTCCCCTTACCGGGCCCTTCGCCTTCGCGGGGAACGCGGGGCGGGAGGGCTTCGTGGACGGGGTGGAGTACGTGAACGAGGTCCTGGGAGGGATCGGGGGCCGCAGGCTAGAGCTCATCGTGGAGGATACGGGCTACGACGTGGCCCGGGGCACCGCCGCCTTCAACCGGGTGGTGGCCCGGGAGCGCCCCGACGAGCTCCTCTTCGTCTACGGGGACTCCACCGGGCTTTCCAAGGCCCTGGCCCCGGAGATCGCCCGCACAAACCTGCCCTACTCCGCCACCAGCTTCTCCAACGAGCTGGCGGATCCCCGGACCTACCCCACCATCTTCGTTTTCGGCCCCACCTACAACGACATGATGGAGGCCCTCCTGCGGCAGGTGCGTCTGCAGAGGCCCAGGGCGCGCATTGCCTTCGTCTACTCCAACACCGAGTTCGGCCGCGACCCCATCCCCTACGGCCGGGAGCGGGCCCGGGCCCTGGGGATGGAGGTGGTACATGAGGAGGTGACTCCTCCCGCTTTTACCGACGCCACCCCGGTGGTGCTAAACCTGCGCCGGGCCAACCCCGACTTCGTCATCCTCCAGGGCTACGCCCTCTCGGTGGAACCCCTGATCCTACGGGCAGCCAGGGAACAGGGGCTCCAGGCCCAGTTCATGGGCACTTACTACTCGGCGGAGCTGGCCCTCATCCAACGGGCCGGCCCCGCCGCCGAAGGCTTTACCGTCACCTACCACAACGCCTATTGGTACGAGGCCCTGATCCCTGCGGTGGAGGAGATGCGCCGCTTCCGCCAGCGCAAGGGGCGGGACGCCTCCTATCGCCCCACCTACTACATGGGCAGCCTGGCCGTGGCCTTTGGGATCGCCGAGGCCATGCGCCGAGCGGCCCAGGCGGGCCGGCTCACCCGGGCCGGGGTGGTGGAGCACCTGGAGAAGATCGGAGACTACAACGCCATGGGCCTGGTGCGGGACTTCAACTTCGTGAACCACCGCCTGCCGCAGACCCGCCTCTTCCGGGCCAGCGTCCGCGAGGGGCGTTTCAACGCCATCACCGATTGGCTGCGCCTGGGCTAG
- a CDS encoding ABC transporter ATP-binding protein, with amino-acid sequence MLEVQGLSLSYGKAQILFGVDLEVREGELVCLVGPNGAGKTSFLRAITGLVRLEARLHRGSKAGEIRLEGEARFLGKRIDHLLPHQIAQLGLVLCPERRRPFKELSVEENLLAGGLLLPKGEVRKQLAFVYELFPRLQERRGQRAGNLSGGEQQMLAIGRVLMARPKLLAIDEPSTGLAPKVRALVFEQIARVRQEGITVLLVEQEAARALALADRAYVLSNGRLVRQGPARALLQDPQFQRAYLGL; translated from the coding sequence ATGCTTGAGGTCCAGGGGCTTTCCCTCAGCTACGGCAAGGCCCAGATCCTCTTCGGGGTGGACCTGGAGGTGCGGGAGGGGGAGCTCGTCTGCTTGGTGGGGCCCAACGGCGCCGGCAAGACCAGCTTCCTCCGGGCCATCACCGGCCTGGTCCGCCTCGAGGCCAGGCTCCACCGGGGCAGCAAGGCGGGGGAGATCCGCCTGGAGGGGGAGGCGCGGTTCTTGGGGAAGCGCATCGACCACCTCCTCCCCCACCAGATCGCCCAGCTGGGCCTGGTCCTCTGCCCCGAAAGGCGGCGGCCCTTCAAGGAGCTCTCCGTGGAGGAGAACCTCCTGGCCGGGGGGCTCCTCCTGCCCAAGGGGGAAGTGCGGAAGCAGCTCGCCTTTGTTTACGAGCTCTTTCCCAGGCTCCAGGAGCGCCGGGGCCAGCGGGCAGGCAACCTCTCCGGGGGGGAGCAGCAGATGCTGGCCATCGGCCGGGTCCTCATGGCCCGTCCCAAGCTCCTGGCCATAGACGAACCCTCCACCGGCCTCGCCCCCAAGGTGCGGGCCCTGGTCTTTGAGCAGATCGCCCGGGTGCGCCAGGAGGGAATCACCGTCCTCCTGGTAGAGCAGGAGGCAGCCCGGGCCCTGGCCTTGGCCGACCGGGCCTACGTCCTCTCCAACGGGCGCCTGGTGCGCCAGGGGCCCGCCCGGGCCCTCCTGCAAGACCCCCAGTTCCAAAGGGCCTACTTGGGCCTTTAG
- a CDS encoding ABC transporter ATP-binding protein: protein MLVVENLKVVYRGVILALDGVSLEVRAKEAVALLGPNGAGKSSLVRAVAGLLPKFEGRVLDGHVRLHGTESTQLDPVRVSALGLTAVLEGRPLFRYLTPVENLVAAGHRLPPRELKAGMEEVFARFPRLYERRHEQAGYLSGGEQQMLLLGMALLTQPKVLVVDEPSLGLAPRLVEEVMRTLDTLRREKGLSLLLVEQNARAALSIVDRVYVLERGRVVFEGDARAAQEDQDVMEFYLGKEEVGFRQARRYRRRKRWV from the coding sequence ATGCTGGTCGTAGAGAACCTCAAGGTGGTCTACCGGGGGGTGATCCTGGCCTTAGACGGCGTCTCCTTGGAGGTGAGGGCAAAGGAGGCGGTGGCCCTCCTGGGTCCCAACGGGGCCGGGAAGAGCTCCTTGGTGCGGGCGGTAGCGGGGCTTCTGCCCAAATTCGAGGGGCGGGTGTTGGACGGGCACGTGCGCCTCCATGGGACGGAGAGCACCCAGCTGGACCCGGTGCGGGTCTCCGCCTTAGGGCTCACGGCGGTCCTGGAGGGCCGCCCCCTCTTCCGCTACCTTACGCCGGTGGAGAACCTGGTGGCCGCGGGGCACCGGCTCCCCCCTCGGGAGCTTAAGGCGGGCATGGAGGAGGTCTTCGCCCGCTTTCCCCGCCTCTACGAGCGCCGCCACGAGCAGGCGGGCTACCTCTCGGGGGGTGAGCAGCAGATGCTCCTCCTGGGCATGGCCCTCCTCACCCAGCCCAAGGTCCTGGTGGTGGACGAACCCTCCTTGGGCCTGGCCCCCAGGCTGGTGGAAGAGGTGATGCGCACCCTGGACACCCTCAGGCGGGAAAAGGGATTGAGCCTCCTCCTCGTGGAGCAGAACGCCCGGGCCGCCCTCTCCATCGTGGACCGGGTGTACGTTCTGGAACGGGGCCGGGTGGTCTTTGAAGGGGACGCCCGCGCGGCCCAGGAGGACCAGGACGTGATGGAGTTCTACCTGGGCAAGGAGGAGGTGGGCTTCCGCCAGGCCCGGCGTTACCGCCGGAGAAAGCGGTGGGTGTGA
- a CDS encoding ABC transporter ATP-binding protein encodes MGWILEANDLHLSFKGVKALVGVTFAVGEGEFFAVIGPNGAGKTTLLNVLSGVYEAEKGEVVFLGQDLKGKTPQERARLGLGRTFQGLEIFRGMSVLDNVKLGAELAFPSYSLALPKAEREWRLRAWAEEVLDYLHLSPFRHAPAGMLPYGLQKRVEVARALAGKPRLLLLDEPMAGLSLEEKQDLARFLLDAREEWGITLLWVEHDLRAVLELSDRVLVLSYGEALYYGPPEGVRKDPKVAEAYLGQV; translated from the coding sequence ATGGGCTGGATTCTAGAGGCCAACGACCTGCACCTTTCCTTCAAAGGGGTAAAGGCCCTGGTGGGGGTAACCTTCGCCGTGGGCGAGGGGGAGTTCTTCGCCGTCATCGGTCCCAACGGGGCGGGGAAGACCACGCTCCTCAACGTGCTTTCCGGGGTCTACGAGGCGGAGAAGGGGGAGGTGGTCTTCCTGGGGCAGGACCTCAAGGGCAAAACCCCTCAGGAACGGGCCCGCCTGGGCTTGGGCCGCACTTTCCAGGGCCTGGAGATCTTCCGGGGGATGAGCGTCCTGGACAACGTGAAGCTGGGGGCGGAGCTGGCCTTCCCCTCCTATTCCCTGGCCCTGCCCAAGGCGGAGCGGGAGTGGCGCCTTAGGGCCTGGGCCGAGGAGGTTCTGGACTACCTCCACCTCTCCCCCTTCCGCCACGCCCCCGCGGGCATGCTTCCCTACGGCCTGCAAAAGCGGGTAGAGGTGGCCCGGGCCCTGGCGGGCAAGCCCAGGCTTCTCCTCCTAGACGAGCCCATGGCCGGGCTTTCCTTGGAGGAGAAGCAGGACCTAGCCCGGTTTCTTCTGGACGCCAGGGAGGAGTGGGGCATCACCCTCCTTTGGGTGGAGCATGACCTCCGGGCGGTGCTGGAGCTTTCCGACCGGGTCCTGGTCCTCTCCTACGGGGAGGCCCTTTACTACGGGCCCCCGGAGGGGGTGCGCAAGGACCCCAAGGTGGCGGAGGCCTACCTGGGCCAGGTGTGA
- a CDS encoding AMP-binding protein, with amino-acid sequence MTQTLYWERPWLRFYPPGTPAEAETPTGSVGEKVREAFEGRSREVALLYYGRAYRYEELLEAIQRFAGGLKALGLAPGDRVGLYLANSPQFVIAYLGILWAGGVVVPVSPLYTSHELRHQLLDSGARFLVVQDALLENAARTGVALEATVVASLKEALPTWQRLLVRGLPPPKGPGIHPFADLLRSAPLPVPEPRGEEDLAALPYTGGTTGLPKGVEITHGNILAAHRVIQSLNPLGRENTILAFLPFYHIYGQVVLLLGGLLSGARLVVFSTPDPDWILEAMVRYRATHFFGVPSLYEVLRDHPKAHWVDWRRLEVVVSGADTLHEATVEAFKRRTGREIAEGYGMTETTSVSHINPRDRIKRGSFGIPLPGIRALVVDPETLEPVPVGEVGELALAGPNVTRGYWRREDENARSFFSQGGLRFFRTGDLVRMDEEGYFHFYDRAKDMIKYKGRPVFPREIEEALRAHPLVKAAGVVGVPDPKVGAYPKAYVVLEAEARGKVTEEDLLAFLKERLAPYKLPREIEFRGELPKTDVGKVSRRELREEVQGGPAAG; translated from the coding sequence GTGACCCAGACCCTCTACTGGGAGCGCCCTTGGCTGCGCTTCTACCCCCCGGGAACTCCCGCTGAGGCGGAAACCCCTACGGGCAGCGTGGGCGAGAAAGTGAGGGAGGCTTTCGAGGGGAGGAGCCGTGAAGTGGCCCTCCTCTACTACGGAAGGGCCTACCGCTACGAGGAGCTCCTGGAGGCCATCCAGCGCTTCGCCGGCGGCCTCAAGGCCCTGGGGTTGGCCCCCGGGGACCGGGTGGGGCTCTACCTGGCCAACAGCCCCCAGTTCGTCATCGCCTACCTGGGCATCCTCTGGGCCGGGGGGGTGGTGGTGCCCGTGAGCCCCCTCTACACCTCCCACGAGCTTCGCCACCAGCTCCTGGACTCGGGGGCCCGCTTCCTGGTGGTCCAGGACGCCCTGCTGGAAAACGCCGCCCGAACCGGCGTGGCTTTGGAGGCTACCGTTGTGGCCTCCCTTAAGGAAGCCCTTCCCACGTGGCAAAGGTTGCTGGTGAGAGGGCTTCCCCCGCCCAAAGGACCCGGAATCCATCCCTTCGCCGACCTGCTCCGGAGCGCCCCCCTCCCTGTTCCCGAGCCCCGGGGAGAGGAGGACCTGGCCGCCCTCCCCTATACGGGGGGAACCACCGGCCTGCCCAAGGGGGTGGAGATCACCCACGGGAACATCCTGGCGGCCCACCGCGTGATCCAAAGCCTGAACCCCCTGGGCCGGGAAAACACCATCCTGGCCTTCCTGCCCTTCTACCACATCTACGGCCAGGTGGTCCTCCTCCTTGGGGGGCTTCTCTCCGGGGCCAGGCTGGTGGTCTTCTCCACCCCTGACCCCGACTGGATCCTCGAGGCCATGGTGCGCTACCGGGCCACCCACTTCTTTGGGGTCCCTTCCCTCTACGAGGTCCTCCGGGACCACCCCAAGGCCCACTGGGTGGACTGGCGACGGCTAGAGGTGGTGGTAAGCGGGGCCGACACCCTGCACGAGGCTACGGTGGAGGCCTTCAAGCGGCGCACGGGGAGGGAGATCGCCGAAGGGTACGGGATGACCGAAACCACCTCGGTGAGCCACATCAACCCCCGCGACCGGATAAAGCGGGGCTCTTTCGGCATCCCCCTGCCAGGCATCCGGGCCCTGGTGGTAGACCCAGAAACCCTGGAGCCCGTGCCCGTGGGGGAGGTGGGGGAGCTGGCCCTGGCCGGACCCAACGTGACCCGGGGCTACTGGCGGCGGGAGGACGAGAACGCCCGAAGCTTCTTCAGCCAAGGGGGCCTCCGCTTCTTCCGCACCGGGGACCTGGTGCGCATGGACGAGGAGGGGTATTTCCACTTCTACGACCGGGCCAAGGACATGATCAAGTACAAGGGCCGCCCCGTCTTCCCCCGGGAGATCGAGGAGGCCCTCCGCGCCCACCCTCTGGTGAAGGCCGCCGGCGTGGTGGGGGTGCCGGACCCCAAGGTGGGGGCCTACCCCAAGGCCTACGTGGTCCTGGAGGCGGAGGCCCGGGGCAAGGTGACCGAGGAGGACCTCCTGGCCTTCCTAAAGGAACGCCTCGCCCCCTACAAGCTCCCCAGGGAGATCGAGTTTCGGGGGGAGCTACCCAAGACGGACGTGGGCAAGGTATCGCGCCGGGAGCTGCGGGAGGAGGTCCAGGGTGGACCTGCTGCAGGCTGA
- a CDS encoding branched-chain amino acid ABC transporter permease has translation MYALSKRLTDAYSRRLARAVRETYREDEAYASTPLGRVALWAFLALLLLLPLLLGPYPMYVATLVAIGALSALGLHLLVGGAGQISLGHAAFMGVGAYAASHLFGPLAPLGILLGGIIAALLGLVLALPSLRIKGVYLAIATLAFQFLADYVFKNWEAVTGGIRGRTLPPPEVLGLPLDTPERLWYLALLFALPLFFYGKRLLMTRAGRAFMAVRDNDLSARVAGVDLVRVKLLAFALSAFYAGVAGGLLAQLYRAVTPEYFPLTVSIQYLAMVIVGGAGTVLGAVLGAFFVLLIPEVLNSFVGALGPQYAAALAAWRNVIFGLLILVFLILEPLGLVGLWGRVRSYFRTWPLPY, from the coding sequence GTGTACGCCCTTTCCAAACGCCTCACCGACGCCTACAGCCGCCGCCTGGCCCGGGCGGTGCGGGAGACCTACCGGGAGGACGAGGCCTACGCCAGCACCCCCTTGGGCCGGGTGGCCCTTTGGGCTTTCCTGGCCCTCCTCCTCCTCCTGCCCCTCCTCCTGGGCCCCTACCCCATGTACGTGGCCACCCTGGTGGCCATCGGGGCCCTAAGCGCTCTGGGCCTCCACCTCCTGGTGGGGGGAGCGGGGCAGATCTCCCTGGGCCACGCCGCCTTCATGGGGGTGGGGGCCTACGCGGCCAGCCACCTCTTCGGGCCCCTGGCCCCCCTAGGGATCCTCCTGGGAGGGATCATCGCCGCCCTCCTGGGCCTGGTCCTGGCCCTCCCCTCCCTGCGCATCAAGGGGGTGTACCTGGCCATCGCTACCCTGGCCTTCCAGTTCCTGGCGGACTACGTCTTCAAGAACTGGGAGGCGGTCACGGGGGGGATCCGGGGGCGCACCCTGCCGCCTCCGGAGGTCTTGGGGCTTCCCCTGGACACCCCGGAAAGGCTCTGGTACCTGGCCCTCCTCTTCGCCCTGCCCCTCTTCTTCTACGGCAAGCGCCTCCTCATGACCCGGGCGGGGCGGGCCTTCATGGCGGTCCGGGACAACGACCTCTCCGCCCGGGTGGCGGGGGTGGACCTGGTGCGGGTGAAGCTCCTGGCCTTCGCTCTCTCCGCCTTTTACGCGGGGGTGGCCGGCGGGCTTTTGGCCCAGCTCTACCGGGCGGTGACCCCGGAGTACTTCCCCCTCACGGTGAGCATCCAGTACCTGGCCATGGTGATCGTGGGGGGAGCGGGGACGGTGCTGGGGGCGGTGCTGGGGGCCTTCTTCGTCCTCCTTATCCCCGAGGTGCTGAACAGCTTTGTGGGGGCCCTGGGGCCCCAGTACGCCGCCGCCCTGGCCGCCTGGCGCAACGTGATCTTCGGCCTCCTGATCCTGGTCTTCCTGATCCTGGAGCCCCTGGGCCTGGTGGGGCTTTGGGGCCGGGTGCGCAGCTACTTCCGTACCTGGCCCCTGCCCTACTGA
- a CDS encoding branched-chain amino acid ABC transporter permease: MSDLLPYLIGGLANGALYGLLALGFVLVYRATSVVNFAIGEFLLVGAYLTYTFALLMPLYLAILAALLPAFLFGVLVERGFVRPLLGRSVVAVIMATIGLAAALDGGVQLVWGPDLKYLPGNLPHLGFQAGEVFVSSRAVWNLLLALPLGLGLLWLLRRSRYGILVRAISEREVAALALGIPTARLLAAVWGISALLATLAGALLAVASGVGHHLVFLGLKVFPVAILGGLESVGGALLAGLLLGVLEALSQRHLEPFLPGFTEALPFLVVLLVLLIRPYGLLGERQIERV, encoded by the coding sequence ATGTCTGACCTTCTGCCCTACCTCATCGGCGGCTTGGCCAACGGCGCCCTCTACGGCCTGCTGGCCCTGGGATTTGTCCTGGTGTACCGGGCCACCAGCGTGGTCAACTTCGCCATCGGGGAATTTCTCCTGGTGGGAGCCTACCTCACCTACACCTTCGCCCTCCTGATGCCCCTTTACCTGGCCATACTGGCCGCGCTTCTCCCCGCTTTCCTCTTCGGGGTGCTGGTGGAGCGGGGCTTCGTGCGGCCTCTTCTGGGGCGAAGCGTGGTGGCGGTGATCATGGCCACCATCGGCCTGGCGGCGGCCCTGGACGGGGGGGTGCAGCTGGTCTGGGGCCCGGACCTGAAGTACCTCCCGGGGAACCTGCCCCACCTGGGCTTCCAGGCCGGGGAGGTCTTCGTTTCCTCCCGGGCGGTGTGGAACCTGCTCCTGGCCCTGCCCCTGGGGCTGGGCCTCCTCTGGCTCCTCCGGAGGAGCCGCTACGGCATCCTGGTGCGGGCCATCTCCGAACGGGAGGTGGCCGCCTTGGCCCTGGGCATCCCCACCGCCCGCCTCCTGGCCGCCGTCTGGGGAATCTCCGCCCTCCTGGCCACCCTGGCCGGGGCGCTTCTGGCCGTGGCCAGCGGGGTGGGGCACCACCTGGTCTTCCTGGGCCTCAAGGTCTTCCCCGTGGCCATCCTGGGAGGCTTGGAGTCGGTAGGAGGGGCCCTTCTGGCCGGGCTCCTCCTGGGGGTGCTGGAGGCCCTTTCCCAACGCCACCTGGAGCCTTTCCTCCCCGGCTTCACCGAGGCCCTGCCCTTTCTGGTGGTGCTCCTGGTGCTCCTCATCAGGCCCTACGGCCTCCTAGGTGAGCGCCAGATCGAGAGGGTGTGA